In Capsicum annuum cultivar UCD-10X-F1 chromosome 11, UCD10Xv1.1, whole genome shotgun sequence, one genomic interval encodes:
- the LOC107856447 gene encoding chaperone protein DnaJ isoform X2 has product MEMEFQERLPNSYYSVLGVNVDSSDEEIRRAYRKLAMQWHPDKWTRTPSLLGEAKRKFQQIQEAYSGLYDPEEDEDEEFTDFLQEMTSLMKDARKENRSYSMEELQSMFWEMAQGFETCNWSSFPQQQNFESPQWFCSSSMAYDDCRTSSTAQLDANFADRNPFFGFPSMEMHGANRFCR; this is encoded by the exons ATGGAGATGGAGTTTCAAGAAAGGTTGCCTAATTCATATTATAGTGTTCTTGGTGTTAATGTAGATTCTTCTGATGAAGAAATTAGAAGAGCTTATAGAAAGCTAGCAATG CAATGGCACCCTGATAAATGGACAAGGACACCATCATTGTTAGGTGAAGCTAAGAGGAAATTTCAGCAAATTCAAGAAGCTTATTCAG GCTTGTATGACcctgaagaagatgaagatgag GAATTTACGGATTTTCTACAAGAAATGACATCTCTAATGAAAGATGCAAGGAAAGAG AACAGGAGTTACAGTATGGAGGAGTTGCAAAGCATGTTTTGGGAAATGGCTCAAGGCTTTGAGACTTGTAATTGGTCTAGCTTCCCTCAACAACAAAACTTTGAGTCTCCACAATGGTTTTGTAGTAGTTCTATGGCTTATGATGACTGTAGAACTTCAAGCACAGCTCAGTTGGATGCGAATTTTGCAGACAGAAATCCCTTCTTCGGTTTTCCAAGCATGGAGATGCATGGAGCTAACCGTTTCTGCAGATAA
- the LOC107856447 gene encoding chaperone protein DnaJ isoform X1 encodes MEMEFQERLPNSYYSVLGVNVDSSDEEIRRAYRKLAMQWHPDKWTRTPSLLGEAKRKFQQIQEAYSVLSDQNKRMMYDAGLYDPEEDEDEEFTDFLQEMTSLMKDARKENRSYSMEELQSMFWEMAQGFETCNWSSFPQQQNFESPQWFCSSSMAYDDCRTSSTAQLDANFADRNPFFGFPSMEMHGANRFCR; translated from the exons ATGGAGATGGAGTTTCAAGAAAGGTTGCCTAATTCATATTATAGTGTTCTTGGTGTTAATGTAGATTCTTCTGATGAAGAAATTAGAAGAGCTTATAGAAAGCTAGCAATG CAATGGCACCCTGATAAATGGACAAGGACACCATCATTGTTAGGTGAAGCTAAGAGGAAATTTCAGCAAATTCAAGAAGCTTATTCAG TGTTGTCAGATCAAAATAAGAGAATGATGTATGATGCAGGCTTGTATGACcctgaagaagatgaagatgag GAATTTACGGATTTTCTACAAGAAATGACATCTCTAATGAAAGATGCAAGGAAAGAG AACAGGAGTTACAGTATGGAGGAGTTGCAAAGCATGTTTTGGGAAATGGCTCAAGGCTTTGAGACTTGTAATTGGTCTAGCTTCCCTCAACAACAAAACTTTGAGTCTCCACAATGGTTTTGTAGTAGTTCTATGGCTTATGATGACTGTAGAACTTCAAGCACAGCTCAGTTGGATGCGAATTTTGCAGACAGAAATCCCTTCTTCGGTTTTCCAAGCATGGAGATGCATGGAGCTAACCGTTTCTGCAGATAA
- the LOC107856442 gene encoding uncharacterized protein LOC107856442, with protein MNFSLFSTLFLFITIISIPTVAGTKPHVINFRSPNLYPKSFTWDPKSQHFIVGGSTRHHHQNLISVSDAGVVHTLITDATLPPNSSFHGLTIDRQNNRLLASIHCPPSSPEFPAPLNFLASYNLQSNRRLFLTSLSDESHLLAVANDVALDYYGNAYVTNSGADVIWKVDINGDVSILSQSKAFKAAKRGLNGIVHSSRGYLFVGQSNTGKLFKVDVDDGTARAVTLNKDLTAADGIAVRDDGVLLVVSKRTLYFLRSNDGWGAGVVFDEIALDTRRFATAVTVGDQKRAYVLYGHVTEGINGNAEREEFSIVEVKSNEENEEESIWLYVLIGLGLTIFFFWRFQMHRLVERLNKKTV; from the coding sequence atgaatttCAGTTTATTCTCTACCCTTTTCCTCTTCATCACCATAATATCTATTCCTACCGTCGCCGGCACAAAACCCCACGTCATCAATTTCCGATCACCAAATCTCTACCCTAAATCATTCACATGGGATCCCAAATCCCAGCACTTCATCGTCGGCGGTAGCACACGTCATCACCACCAGAACCTCATCTCCGTCTCCGACGCTGGCGTCGTCCATACCTTAATCACCGACGCCACCCTCCCTCCTAACTCCTCCTTCCACGGCCTCACCATCGACCGTCAAAACAACCGCCTCCTCGCCTCCATCCACTGTCCTCCTTCCTCACCGGAATTTCCAGCTCCTTTAAACTTCCTCGCTTCCTATAACCTCCAATCCAACCGCCGCCTCTTCCTCACCTCCCTCTCCGACGAATCCCACCTCCTCGCGGTCGCTAACGACGTCGCCCTTGATTACTACGGAAATGCTTACGTCACCAACTCCGGAGCTGACGTCATCTGGAAAGTCGACATAAACGGCGACGTTTCTATTTTATCGCAATCCAAAGCATTTAAGGCAGCCAAACGTGGTTTAAACGGAATTGTTCATAGTTCGAGAGGATACTTATTCGTTGGCCAATCAAACACGGGAAAATTATTTAAAGTCGACGTCGATGACGGAACGGCAAGGGCCGTTACACTGAACAAGGATTTAACGGCAGCTGATGGAATCGCCGTTAGAGATGACGGAGTTTTATTAGTTGTAAGTAAACGTACCTTGTATTTTTTACGTAGTAACGATGGGTGGGGTGCGGGAGTAGTATTTGACGAAATTGCCCTCGACACACGGAGGTTTGCTACGGCTGTGACAGTAGGAGATCAAAAGAGGGCATATGTGTTATATGGACATGTAACGGAGGGTATAAATGGAAATGCAGAAAGAGAGGAGTTTAGTATAGTTGAAGTGAAGTCAAATGAAGAGAATGAAGAAGAATCTATTTGGTTATATGTATTAATTGGATTAGGAttaactattttctttttttggagaTTTCAAATGCATAGATTAGTGGAAAGATTGAATAAGAAAACAGTTTGA
- the LOC107856441 gene encoding uncharacterized protein LOC107856441, with the protein MLASTLKPTVSSLPKVAEPNGSSAPPSLPIMKFNKTTLPPLQLTGNGKELPRQETTATAVSRRELLGLAATTLGGLALFAAKPAEAVEAADIGSSIKELLRLFNGKPKTGADNEKKPKSETDDEKPKTEGHGNKPKSEADEKKLKVENHGNKPKTGDDKKALTPPHHMEKDKVPSSSAAPTL; encoded by the exons ATGTTGGCAAGTACATTGAAACCTACAGTGAGTTCACTTCCCAAAGTGGCTGAACCAAATGGCTCATCAGCACCTCCTTCACTACCAATAATGAAGTTCAACAAAACTACTCTTCCTCCTCTTCAG TTGACAGGCAATGGAAAGGAGTTACCCCGGCAGGAGACAACCGCAACTGCTGTTTCAAGAAGAGAATTGTTAGGTTTGGCAGCTACAACATTAGGCGGACTTGCCCTTTTTGCTGCGAAGCCTGCAGAGGCAGTTGAAGCAGCTGATATCGGTAGTTCAATCAAGGAGCTGTTGAGATTATTCAACGGCAAACCAAAAACTGGAGCTGACAATGAGAAGAAACCAAAGAGCGAAACTGATGATGAGAAGCCAAAAACGGAAGGCCATGGAAACAAACCGAAGAGTGAAGCTGATGAAAAGAAGCTGAAAGTGGAAAACCATGGAAACAAACCGAAGACTGGAGATGATAAGAAGGCATTAACCCCCCCTCATCACATGGAGAAGGACAAAGTGCCATCTTCTTCTGCAGCACCAACCCTTTGA
- the LOC107856445 gene encoding basic proline-rich protein, whose product MSWFVIFLLFFVVSIQITNGLNPRKLDEGENKCGGCPCNKPCNPPSPPPPSPPPPSPPPPKSKPPSGYNCPPPPPYSGGGGGGDQDVPYPPNSQYIYMTGPPGDLYPVDHNVNSAKKSFTTEFSLLIGGFFLGLLYFW is encoded by the coding sequence ATGTCATGGTTCgtgatttttctcttatttttcgtGGTGTCCATACAAATAACCAATGGATTGAATCCACGAAAACTAGATGAGGGTGAGAACAAGTGTGGAGGTTGTCCATGTAACAAACCATGTAATCCACcttcaccaccaccaccatcaccaccaccaccatcaccaccaccaccaaagtCGAAACCGCCAAGTGGCTACAACTgccctcctcctcctccttattCCGGCGGCGGCGGTGGTGGTGATCAAGATGTTCCTTATCCTCCAAATTCACAATACATATACATGACTGGTCCACCTGGGGATTTGTACCCCGTTGACCATAACGTTAATAGTGCAAAAAAGAGCTTTACTACTGAATTTTCACTTTTGATTGGTGGATTCTTCTTGGGATTGCTTTATTTttggtga